A portion of the Laribacter hongkongensis DSM 14985 genome contains these proteins:
- the rpmE gene encoding 50S ribosomal protein L31, with translation MKANIHPDYTDLKVTCSCGNAFTTKSTMSKDAFHIEVCSECHPFYTGKQKVVDTAGRIDKFKQKFGKFSRG, from the coding sequence ATGAAAGCCAACATCCATCCGGATTACACCGACCTGAAAGTGACCTGCTCCTGCGGCAATGCTTTCACGACCAAGTCGACCATGAGCAAAGATGCTTTCCACATTGAAGTGTGCTCGGAATGCCATCCGTTCTACACCGGCAAGCAAAAGGTGGTGGATACCGCCGGCCGTATCGACAAGTTCAAGCAAAAGTTCGGCAAGTTCTCCCGCGGCTGA
- the cysS gene encoding cysteine--tRNA ligase: MLHLYNTLSRQKERFQPIQPGKVNMYVCGMTVYDYCHLGHARVMVVFDMVARWLRASGYDLTYVRNITDIDDKIIRRAAENGEPINVLTQRFIDAMDEDAAALGVQKPNFEPRATQFVPDMISMIEELIGKGRAYAAPNGDVYYAVREFAGYGQLSGKSLDDLRAGERVDVDPNKRDPMDFVLWKAAKPGEPAWPSPWGQGRPGWHIECSAMNEHYFGPHFDIHGGGADLQFPHHENEIAQSEGAHDCKFVNYWMHNGFIRVDNEKMSKSLGNFFTIREVLEKYDAEVVRFFILRAHYRSPLNYSDAHLEDARSALSRLYTALKNVPAADVALDWEANDYARRFRAAMDDDFNTVEAVAVLFELAGEANKSRSAELAGWLKTLGGVLGLLQRDPVDFLQGGSLEGEISADEVEQLIAARKAARAGKDWAESDRIRDELIARGIVLEDGAGGTTWRRA; encoded by the coding sequence ATGCTGCACCTCTACAACACGCTCTCGCGCCAGAAAGAACGCTTTCAGCCCATCCAGCCTGGCAAGGTCAACATGTACGTCTGTGGCATGACCGTGTATGACTACTGTCACTTGGGGCACGCCCGCGTGATGGTGGTGTTCGACATGGTGGCCCGCTGGCTGCGCGCGTCCGGCTACGATCTGACCTACGTGCGCAACATCACCGACATCGACGACAAGATCATCAGGCGGGCCGCAGAAAACGGCGAGCCGATCAACGTGCTGACCCAGCGCTTCATCGATGCCATGGACGAGGATGCCGCGGCCCTTGGCGTGCAGAAGCCGAACTTCGAACCGCGCGCCACCCAGTTCGTGCCGGACATGATCAGCATGATCGAAGAGCTGATCGGCAAGGGCCGGGCCTACGCTGCGCCGAATGGCGACGTGTATTACGCCGTGCGTGAATTTGCCGGTTACGGCCAGCTGTCGGGCAAGTCGCTGGACGACCTGCGTGCCGGCGAGCGCGTGGACGTGGATCCGAACAAGCGTGACCCGATGGATTTCGTGCTGTGGAAAGCGGCCAAACCGGGCGAGCCGGCATGGCCGAGCCCGTGGGGGCAGGGACGTCCTGGCTGGCACATCGAATGCTCGGCCATGAACGAACATTACTTCGGCCCGCATTTTGACATCCACGGTGGCGGGGCAGACCTGCAGTTTCCGCACCATGAAAACGAAATCGCCCAGAGCGAGGGCGCGCACGACTGCAAGTTCGTCAACTACTGGATGCACAACGGCTTCATCCGCGTGGACAACGAGAAAATGTCCAAGAGCCTGGGCAATTTTTTCACCATCCGCGAAGTGCTGGAAAAGTACGACGCCGAAGTGGTGCGCTTCTTCATCCTGCGTGCCCACTACCGCAGCCCGCTCAACTATTCGGACGCACATCTGGAAGACGCCCGCAGTGCGCTCTCGCGGCTTTACACCGCGCTCAAGAACGTGCCGGCTGCCGATGTTGCCCTTGACTGGGAAGCCAACGATTACGCCCGCCGTTTCCGCGCAGCCATGGATGACGACTTCAATACCGTCGAAGCTGTAGCCGTGCTGTTCGAGCTGGCGGGCGAAGCCAACAAGTCCCGCTCGGCCGAACTGGCGGGCTGGCTGAAGACCCTTGGTGGCGTACTGGGCCTGTTGCAGCGTGACCCGGTTGATTTCCTGCAGGGCGGCAGCCTGGAAGGGGAAATCAGTGCTGACGAAGTCGAGCAACTGATCGCTGCCCGCAAGGCCGCCCGGGCCGGCAAGGACTGGGCCGAAAGCGACCGCATCCGTGACGAGCTGATTGCCCGTGGCATCGTGCTGGAAGACGGTGCCGGTGGCACGACCTGGCGGCGGGCCTGA
- a CDS encoding glutamine--tRNA ligase/YqeY domain fusion protein — protein sequence MSHNDHSAPAAPEIKHFIKNAIDADLKSGKCQSVATRFPPEPNGYLHVGHAKSICLNFGLADEYGGTCNLRMDDTNPEKENDEYAESIKESVTWLGFHWNGEVRYASNYFDTLYGYAVELIKAGKAYVDDLNADEMRAYRGSLTEPGRESPYRSRSIEENLDLFARMKAGEFPDGSKTLRLKIDMASGNINLRDPVIYRIRRAHHHRTGDAWCIYPMYDYTHCISDALEGITHSLCTLEFEDHRPLYDWVLNNISIDCHPQQIEFSRLELLSTLTSKRKLNRLVTEGLVAGWDDPRMPTIVGMRRRGYTPGGIRLFAQRIGISKSENVVDLSVLEGAVREDLENSAPRVMAVLDPVKVTLTNYDPAVCGSRTAPFHPHHPEFGERDVPLSREIYIERDDFAEVPPPKWQRLTLGGEVRLRYSYVIKCNEIVKDADGRVVELKCSIDLDTLGKNPEGRKVKGVIHWVSAEHAIEAEVRLYDRLFSVERPDAVRDPATGEYVDFTQFLNPASLQTITGHVEACVADAPPETRYQFERVGYFVTDRVDHCPGERVVFNRTVALKDGFTAK from the coding sequence ATGAGCCATAACGACCATTCCGCTCCGGCTGCGCCGGAAATCAAGCATTTCATCAAGAACGCCATCGATGCCGATCTCAAGAGCGGCAAATGTCAGTCGGTTGCCACGCGCTTTCCGCCGGAGCCGAACGGCTACCTGCACGTGGGGCACGCCAAGTCGATCTGCCTGAATTTCGGGCTGGCCGACGAGTATGGCGGCACCTGCAACCTGCGCATGGACGATACCAATCCGGAAAAGGAAAACGACGAATACGCCGAGTCGATCAAGGAAAGCGTGACCTGGCTGGGCTTTCACTGGAACGGCGAAGTGCGTTACGCGTCCAACTACTTTGACACGCTGTACGGCTACGCCGTCGAGCTGATCAAGGCCGGCAAGGCATACGTCGACGACCTGAATGCCGACGAGATGCGTGCCTACCGCGGCAGCCTGACCGAGCCGGGCCGCGAAAGCCCGTACCGCAGCCGCAGCATCGAGGAAAACCTCGACCTGTTCGCCCGCATGAAGGCCGGTGAGTTTCCCGACGGCAGCAAGACGCTGCGCCTGAAAATCGACATGGCTTCGGGCAACATCAACCTGCGCGACCCGGTGATCTACCGCATCCGCCGGGCTCATCACCATCGCACCGGTGATGCATGGTGCATCTATCCGATGTACGACTACACCCACTGCATTTCCGATGCACTGGAAGGCATCACGCACAGCCTGTGCACGCTGGAGTTTGAAGACCACCGGCCGTTGTACGACTGGGTGCTCAACAACATCTCCATCGACTGCCACCCGCAGCAGATCGAGTTCTCGCGCCTGGAGCTGCTTTCGACCCTGACCTCCAAGCGCAAGCTCAACCGTCTGGTGACCGAAGGCCTGGTGGCAGGCTGGGATGACCCGCGCATGCCTACCATTGTCGGCATGCGCCGCCGTGGCTATACGCCAGGCGGTATCCGCCTGTTTGCGCAGCGCATCGGCATTTCCAAGAGCGAAAACGTGGTTGACCTGTCAGTGCTGGAAGGTGCCGTGCGCGAAGATCTGGAAAACAGCGCACCGCGCGTCATGGCCGTGCTTGATCCGGTCAAGGTCACGTTGACCAACTACGATCCTGCCGTTTGCGGCAGCCGGACGGCACCGTTTCACCCGCATCATCCCGAGTTTGGTGAGCGCGACGTGCCGTTGTCGCGCGAAATCTACATCGAGCGCGACGATTTTGCCGAAGTGCCGCCGCCCAAATGGCAGCGCCTGACGCTGGGCGGAGAAGTGCGCCTGCGCTACAGCTACGTGATCAAGTGCAACGAAATCGTCAAGGATGCTGACGGCCGCGTTGTGGAACTCAAGTGCTCCATCGACCTTGATACGCTGGGCAAGAACCCGGAAGGCCGCAAGGTCAAGGGCGTCATCCACTGGGTCAGTGCCGAGCATGCCATTGAAGCCGAGGTCCGCCTGTATGACCGGCTGTTCTCGGTCGAGCGCCCGGATGCCGTGCGTGACCCTGCGACCGGTGAATACGTCGATTTCACGCAGTTCCTCAATCCGGCCTCCCTGCAAACCATCACCGGTCATGTCGAAGCCTGCGTGGCGGATGCCCCGCCGGAAACCCGCTACCAGTTCGAGCGGGTCGGCTATTTCGTCACCGACCGCGTGGACCACTGTCCCGGCGAGCGCGTGGTGTTCAACCGCACGGTTGCGCTCAAGGACGGTTTCACCGCCAAGTAA
- a CDS encoding SulP family inorganic anion transporter translates to MSADSLILFFKFRPRLVDTLKGYRINDLRDDAMAGLTVGIVALPLAMAFAIASGVSPQAGIFTAIIAGFLISALGGTNACIGGPTGAFIVILFGIVSKYGFANLMICTFMAGVMLVLMGLLRMGQIIKYFPMPLVIGFTNGIAVMIFLTQMKDFFGLPVAAPSGFFPTVEMLKNHLASFDPATLGLAAASLALILFWPKRLNKFLPSPFVALILATLAAAIMPWDVATIGSKFGGIPQGLPEFRPLTFDLEHFSYLLTPAFTIALLGAIESLLCAVAADQMTGTKHNSNQELIAQGIANMVVPFFGGIPATGAIARTGTNIQNGGKTPVAGIVHAVLLLAVILVAAPLAQYIPLAVLAAILIAVSLKMGDWNWREFRLYPKRDLIVMAVTFGLTVVFDLTVAVQIGLLLAAVFFIQRMAGASGIHRLRPENAQAYARHSIAGKDLPEECAAFRVEGALFFGAADRLDLLVEDCGDARVVILQLHRMVLLDATGMMALGALNDRLAAHGKALILCGAGGDAARMVHHARETLHLHPENVQPDLEHSLRRARELLAA, encoded by the coding sequence ATGTCAGCAGATTCTTTAATACTGTTTTTCAAGTTCCGCCCACGACTCGTTGATACCCTGAAGGGGTATCGCATCAATGACTTGCGTGATGACGCCATGGCCGGCCTGACCGTCGGTATCGTTGCACTGCCATTGGCCATGGCGTTTGCCATCGCCTCCGGTGTCAGTCCGCAGGCCGGCATTTTTACCGCCATCATTGCCGGCTTCCTGATTTCGGCCTTGGGGGGCACCAACGCCTGCATCGGCGGCCCCACCGGCGCGTTCATCGTCATCCTCTTCGGTATTGTTAGCAAATACGGCTTTGCCAACCTGATGATCTGTACCTTCATGGCCGGTGTCATGCTGGTCCTGATGGGACTGCTGCGCATGGGGCAGATCATCAAGTATTTCCCCATGCCGCTGGTGATCGGTTTTACCAACGGCATCGCGGTGATGATTTTCCTGACCCAGATGAAGGATTTCTTTGGCCTGCCGGTGGCGGCCCCGTCCGGTTTCTTCCCGACGGTCGAGATGCTCAAGAACCATCTCGCCAGCTTCGACCCGGCCACGCTAGGTCTGGCCGCCGCTTCGCTGGCCCTGATCCTGTTCTGGCCCAAACGGCTCAACAAGTTCCTGCCGTCACCCTTTGTGGCCCTGATCCTGGCAACGCTGGCCGCTGCCATCATGCCGTGGGATGTGGCCACCATCGGCAGCAAGTTCGGCGGCATTCCGCAGGGTCTGCCGGAGTTCCGCCCGCTCACCTTTGACCTTGAGCACTTCTCCTATCTGCTGACACCGGCGTTCACCATTGCCCTGTTGGGCGCGATTGAATCGCTGCTGTGTGCCGTGGCTGCCGACCAGATGACCGGCACCAAACACAACAGCAACCAGGAGCTGATCGCCCAGGGTATTGCCAACATGGTGGTACCGTTCTTTGGCGGCATCCCTGCCACCGGTGCCATCGCCCGTACCGGGACCAACATCCAGAACGGCGGCAAGACACCTGTCGCAGGCATCGTGCATGCCGTGCTGCTGCTGGCAGTCATCCTGGTGGCCGCACCGCTGGCGCAGTACATTCCTCTGGCCGTGCTGGCGGCCATCCTGATTGCCGTCTCGCTGAAGATGGGCGACTGGAACTGGCGTGAATTCCGGCTCTATCCCAAGCGCGACCTGATCGTGATGGCCGTGACGTTTGGCCTGACGGTGGTGTTTGACCTGACCGTGGCCGTGCAGATCGGTCTCTTGCTGGCCGCCGTGTTCTTCATCCAGCGCATGGCGGGTGCCTCGGGCATCCATCGTCTGCGGCCGGAAAATGCCCAAGCCTATGCGCGCCATTCGATTGCCGGCAAGGACCTGCCGGAAGAATGTGCGGCTTTCCGTGTTGAAGGTGCACTCTTCTTTGGTGCGGCTGACCGGCTGGACCTGCTGGTGGAGGACTGCGGCGACGCACGGGTGGTGATCCTGCAACTGCATCGCATGGTGCTGCTGGACGCGACCGGGATGATGGCGCTGGGGGCCTTGAACGACAGGCTGGCGGCACACGGCAAGGCGCTGATCCTGTGCGGCGCCGGCGGGGATGCCGCTCGCATGGTCCATCATGCCCGTGAAACCCTGCACCTGCATCCGGAAAACGTGCAGCCGGACCTTGAACATTCGCTCCGGCGCGCACGCGAGTTGCTGGCTGCATAA
- a CDS encoding ProQ/FINO family protein: protein MAQQHNPILQLALQQAMRDKPKRQQVKEATDLVYKRYAVLRQFKPLAIGVHEVLISELPQFDPVVVQRVIQRHCSTARYLKAMQREGFRYHLTGKRAAELTDLERDDAKRRLDAMSKDKPAAAENAPEAEADASVEVQAGERVQVIENVKAELGELIKMIDEDSSAKPA from the coding sequence ATGGCCCAGCAACACAACCCCATTCTCCAGCTCGCCCTGCAACAGGCGATGCGGGACAAACCCAAGCGTCAGCAAGTCAAAGAGGCCACCGACCTGGTGTACAAGCGGTATGCCGTTTTGCGGCAGTTCAAACCGCTTGCCATCGGTGTTCACGAAGTCTTGATCAGCGAGCTGCCGCAATTCGATCCGGTCGTCGTCCAGCGCGTGATCCAGCGTCATTGCTCGACGGCACGCTACCTCAAGGCCATGCAGCGCGAAGGTTTCCGCTACCACCTGACTGGCAAGCGGGCCGCCGAGCTGACCGATCTTGAGCGCGACGATGCCAAACGCCGTCTGGACGCCATGAGCAAGGACAAGCCGGCAGCCGCAGAAAATGCACCGGAAGCAGAGGCTGATGCCAGCGTCGAAGTGCAGGCCGGCGAGCGCGTGCAGGTCATCGAGAACGTCAAGGCCGAACTTGGCGAACTCATCAAGATGATCGACGAAGATTCATCCGCCAAACCGGCGTAA
- the panD gene encoding aspartate 1-decarboxylase, which translates to MQRTLLKSKLHRVHVTQCELHYIGSCAIDEDLLEAADICEYEEIQIWNVNNGERFATYAIRGERGSGMISVNGSAARRAAVGDILIIATFARFDEQERLEHRPRLVHVDEQNRIIELPAGIPVQAAP; encoded by the coding sequence ATGCAACGCACGCTACTGAAATCCAAGCTGCACCGGGTCCATGTGACCCAGTGCGAACTTCACTACATCGGCTCCTGCGCCATTGACGAGGATCTCCTCGAAGCGGCCGATATCTGTGAATACGAAGAAATCCAGATCTGGAACGTCAACAACGGCGAACGCTTTGCCACCTACGCCATCCGTGGCGAGCGGGGCAGCGGCATGATCTCGGTCAATGGCTCGGCTGCCCGCCGCGCAGCCGTCGGCGATATCCTGATCATTGCCACTTTTGCCCGGTTCGACGAGCAGGAACGACTGGAGCATCGCCCGCGTCTGGTGCATGTCGATGAGCAAAACCGCATCATCGAACTGCCCGCCGGTATTCCGGTGCAAGCAGCACCGTAA
- the panC gene encoding pantoate--beta-alanine ligase: MDIIRTIEEMRSWRQKAGRVALVPTMGNLHEGHLALVREAKKQAERVVVSIFVNRLQFGQGEDFDSYPRTFEADRDKLAAAGVDALFLPDERELYPRIRQDFNVEPPHIQDELCGAFRPGHFRGVATVVTKLFNIVQPDAACFGKKDFQQLHIIQAMVADLNQPVKVVPVDIGRAADGLALSSRNGYLSAGEREEAPRLFRELSRIRENLIDGENDYASLEQDARATLEQHGWRVDYVEIRQADTLELAHAGEKRLVVLAAARIGKTRLIDNVEIFR; encoded by the coding sequence ATGGACATTATTCGCACGATTGAAGAAATGCGGTCCTGGCGGCAAAAGGCCGGCCGTGTAGCCCTGGTTCCGACCATGGGCAACCTGCATGAAGGGCACCTCGCGCTGGTGCGCGAAGCCAAAAAGCAGGCTGAGCGCGTAGTGGTAAGCATTTTTGTCAATCGCCTGCAGTTTGGTCAGGGCGAAGACTTTGACAGCTACCCGCGCACTTTCGAGGCCGACCGTGACAAGCTGGCCGCAGCCGGCGTGGATGCACTGTTCCTGCCGGACGAGCGCGAGCTCTATCCCCGCATCCGGCAAGACTTCAATGTCGAGCCGCCGCACATCCAGGACGAACTGTGCGGGGCTTTTCGCCCGGGGCATTTCCGGGGGGTGGCCACGGTAGTGACCAAGCTGTTCAACATCGTCCAGCCGGACGCGGCCTGCTTTGGCAAAAAGGATTTCCAGCAGCTGCACATCATCCAGGCGATGGTGGCCGACCTGAACCAGCCGGTGAAAGTAGTGCCGGTGGACATCGGCCGGGCGGCTGACGGACTGGCGCTGAGTTCGCGCAACGGCTACCTGAGTGCCGGCGAGCGTGAAGAGGCGCCACGCCTGTTCCGCGAGCTTTCGCGCATCCGGGAAAACCTGATCGACGGTGAAAACGATTACGCCAGCCTGGAGCAGGATGCCCGGGCCACGCTGGAGCAGCATGGCTGGCGTGTCGACTACGTTGAAATCCGCCAGGCCGACACGCTGGAGCTGGCCCACGCCGGTGAAAAGCGACTGGTGGTGCTGGCCGCAGCCCGGATCGGCAAGACGCGCCTGATCGACAACGTCGAGATTTTCCGCTGA
- the panB gene encoding 3-methyl-2-oxobutanoate hydroxymethyltransferase: MKVTVSTLARLKADGQKITMLTCYDASFASLLDACGVEILLIGDSLGMVVQGHDSTLPVSMDDMLYHTRCVSRGARNAMVLADMPFASYQESPQQAFRNAALLMQAGAHMVKLEGGANMLETVRFLTERAIPVCAHIGLTPQFVNVFGGYRVQGKTADDAERLLNEARQFEEAGASLVLMECIPADLGGAITRNLNIPTIGIGAGADVDGQVLVLHDMLDAFPGKKARFVKNFMAEAGSIPAAVTAYVQAVKSGSFPSREHMF; this comes from the coding sequence ATGAAAGTCACCGTAAGTACGCTGGCCCGTTTGAAGGCAGACGGGCAGAAAATCACCATGCTGACGTGTTATGACGCCAGCTTTGCCAGTCTGCTGGATGCCTGTGGCGTCGAAATCCTGCTGATTGGCGACTCGCTCGGCATGGTGGTGCAAGGGCATGATTCAACCCTGCCGGTCAGCATGGATGACATGCTGTATCACACCCGTTGTGTGTCCCGTGGTGCGCGCAACGCCATGGTGCTGGCGGACATGCCGTTTGCCAGCTATCAGGAAAGCCCGCAGCAGGCATTCCGCAATGCAGCCCTGCTGATGCAGGCAGGTGCGCACATGGTCAAGCTGGAGGGGGGCGCCAACATGCTGGAAACCGTGCGTTTCCTGACCGAGCGTGCCATTCCGGTATGTGCCCACATCGGCCTGACCCCGCAGTTCGTCAATGTGTTTGGCGGTTATCGCGTGCAGGGCAAAACGGCCGACGATGCCGAACGCCTGCTGAACGAGGCGCGCCAGTTTGAAGAAGCCGGTGCCAGCCTGGTGCTGATGGAGTGCATTCCGGCTGACCTTGGCGGTGCGATCACCCGTAACCTGAACATTCCCACCATCGGCATCGGAGCCGGGGCGGATGTGGATGGTCAAGTGCTGGTACTGCACGATATGCTGGATGCTTTCCCGGGCAAGAAAGCCCGTTTCGTCAAGAATTTCATGGCGGAAGCGGGCAGCATCCCGGCCGCCGTGACGGCATATGTACAAGCCGTCAAATCTGGCAGTTTCCCTTCGCGGGAACACATGTTCTGA
- the folK gene encoding 2-amino-4-hydroxy-6-hydroxymethyldihydropteridine diphosphokinase: MTLAAIALGANLGDAAASVRDAMQALAALPDTRWLAGSPLYRTAPVGYADQPDFVNAVALVETGLTPQELLAALQKLEEQGGRVRSFRNAPRTLDLDLLVYGEVQLDTPELTLPHPRMHERTFVLMPLADVAPDLLIPGCGRVADCLAGLPVNGIEKLAG, translated from the coding sequence ATGACGCTGGCCGCCATTGCGCTGGGGGCCAATCTGGGAGATGCCGCGGCCAGCGTGCGCGACGCCATGCAGGCGCTGGCTGCGCTGCCGGACACGCGCTGGCTCGCCGGGTCGCCGCTGTACCGTACGGCGCCGGTAGGCTATGCCGACCAGCCGGATTTTGTTAACGCTGTTGCTTTGGTGGAGACCGGGCTGACGCCGCAGGAGCTGCTGGCTGCGCTGCAAAAACTGGAAGAGCAGGGTGGCCGTGTACGTTCATTCCGCAATGCTCCGCGCACGCTGGACCTCGACCTGCTGGTCTACGGCGAAGTGCAACTGGATACGCCGGAGCTGACGCTGCCGCATCCGCGCATGCACGAGCGGACTTTTGTGCTGATGCCCCTGGCTGATGTGGCTCCTGACCTGCTGATTCCGGGGTGCGGGCGGGTGGCCGACTGTCTGGCCGGATTGCCGGTCAACGGCATCGAAAAGCTTGCCGGTTGA
- the pcnB gene encoding polynucleotide adenylyltransferase PcnB: protein MIRKLISRVLRLPSRSRRHDNRARVIPFVQHGVRRDQVSPSALKVTSRLQEAGFEAYVVGGAVRDLLIGHEPKDFDVATNATPEEVHRLFRRSRIIGRRFRIVHVVFGRDEVIEVTTFRGDGRDLQTTESGRIISDNSYGSMADDSRRRDFTANALYYNPADESIHDYHHGVRDVTARRLVMIGQPIERYKEDPVRMLRAVRLAAKLGFSIDESTRKPISHLAPLLRDVAQARLFDEMLKMLHSGASWACLTRLRAEGLHKGIFPLLDAVLDQPDGSSFVKLALDQTDQRLKNGRGISDGFLLAALLWGEVRTEWQRRQDTGEKPLPALFDAMDVVEAKLVDRLAIPRRFLITMREIWSMQPRYENRSGSRPFKLLEQPRFRAGYDFLCLRASVGEVPQELAHWWEKFQYADSEARNGMLVRETREGPAKKRRRRRRKTPGTDASGDNEA, encoded by the coding sequence ATGATCCGCAAGCTCATCAGCCGCGTACTGCGTCTTCCATCCCGCTCACGCCGGCACGACAACCGTGCCCGGGTTATCCCCTTTGTCCAGCATGGCGTGCGCCGCGACCAGGTCAGCCCGTCTGCCCTGAAAGTGACCAGCCGCCTGCAGGAGGCCGGTTTCGAGGCCTATGTCGTGGGCGGCGCCGTGCGCGACCTGCTGATCGGTCACGAGCCGAAGGATTTTGACGTGGCCACCAATGCCACGCCGGAAGAAGTCCACCGGCTGTTCCGCCGCTCGCGCATCATCGGTCGCCGCTTCCGCATCGTGCATGTGGTGTTCGGGCGTGACGAGGTCATCGAAGTCACCACCTTCCGTGGTGACGGTCGCGACCTGCAAACCACCGAATCCGGCCGCATCATCTCGGACAACAGCTACGGCAGCATGGCCGACGATTCGCGCCGGCGCGACTTTACCGCCAATGCGCTTTACTACAACCCGGCAGACGAAAGCATCCACGACTACCACCACGGCGTGCGTGATGTGACCGCCAGGCGGCTGGTGATGATCGGGCAGCCGATCGAGCGCTACAAGGAAGATCCGGTGCGCATGCTGCGTGCCGTGCGGCTGGCGGCCAAGCTGGGTTTCTCCATCGACGAAAGCACGCGCAAGCCGATCAGCCACCTGGCACCGCTGCTGCGCGATGTGGCCCAGGCCCGGCTCTTTGACGAAATGCTCAAGATGCTGCATTCGGGAGCCAGCTGGGCCTGCCTGACCCGCCTGCGCGCCGAAGGGCTGCACAAGGGGATTTTCCCGCTGCTGGACGCCGTGCTGGACCAGCCGGACGGCAGTTCCTTCGTGAAGCTGGCGCTGGACCAGACCGACCAGCGGCTCAAGAATGGTCGCGGCATTTCCGACGGCTTTTTGCTGGCTGCCCTGTTGTGGGGTGAAGTACGGACCGAGTGGCAGCGGCGGCAGGATACGGGCGAAAAACCCTTGCCGGCACTCTTTGACGCCATGGACGTGGTCGAGGCCAAGCTGGTGGACCGGCTGGCGATTCCGCGCCGTTTCCTCATCACCATGCGTGAAATCTGGTCCATGCAGCCGCGCTATGAAAACCGCAGTGGCAGTCGGCCGTTCAAGCTGCTGGAACAGCCGCGCTTCCGGGCCGGGTATGACTTCCTGTGCCTGCGTGCCTCTGTGGGGGAAGTGCCGCAGGAACTGGCGCACTGGTGGGAAAAATTCCAGTACGCCGACAGTGAGGCCCGCAACGGCATGCTGGTACGGGAAACTCGTGAAGGTCCGGCCAAAAAGCGTCGTCGCCGTCGCCGGAAAACGCCGGGTACCGATGCTTCCGGGGACAACGAGGCATGA